The following DNA comes from Centroberyx gerrardi isolate f3 chromosome 4, fCenGer3.hap1.cur.20231027, whole genome shotgun sequence.
AGATCATGGCACTAGTAtcaagttgatttgtattggaagcGAAATCATTTCACCCCATTGGCAGTTTATAACACTCAATAttgattaaatgacttgttaggatggatgttttttgcagtgttgataCCAGGCATTGTGAAGGATTTGTTTACCTTGCTGATTTCAAAGCCGAACACCTCTTCAAAGTAGGCGGGCTGGCTGATGAGGAGCAGATAGAAGGTCCAGCTCCTGCAGAAGTTTGCCACGATGATTGCATAGACGGGCATGGAGGAGAAGAATTTCCTCCAGGGGGTCTTGAATTTCTATTAAAACACATCATAGCACATAGAAAATCAGTTGAATGCACTTTGTACAGCATGACAAAGCAAGGGATGTGCAGTGAGAACTCACATCAAGTGCACCCATCAGCTGGGCGCTCTCTCCGATGCTCTCCTCGATGTAGCGCCGCTCCTCATCAGTGATGGTGGGATGCTCCGCCGGACTCTCATACGACACCAAGATCCAGAACATGTACCATACCATTCCAAAGGATCCTATACAGATAGAGAGAACGGTGATATTAAAAATCTAATGCATTCATTTATGGGGATAGCTCTAATGTTACTGATCCAGAACAGAGATACGCACCATACAGGTAGAAGACAGAGGACCATCCTGTGTACTGGACCAAGATCCCAGCCAGAGGCATCGCTATCACTGCTCCAGCATAGGATCCTGTACAGGAGAGAACACCCATAGTGACCAGAACTTGAACCCTGTTTCTTATTCAGAGAGCAGTGTTGTTCCAGTGTGTAGTGCAAATTTTAGGAACAATATTTTGTAATTATAAACATTGTATTGCAGTATACAAAGTAATACGATAATAAAATCAATATGACCCTAATGAGCAAATCTTGCATTTTCACAGTAACTTGAATCTTAGTATGTAGGTTATGTACCACAGAAGGAGATAGTTGCCAGACGACTTCTCTCCAGTGGTGGAGCCCATTTACTCCAGATTCCATGGCAGGCTGGGTAGGTCACTCCCTGGACAGTGACACAAGCATTACAGTCACACCTTTCATCGATCAAATCATCTGACCGACACAAACATCATATTCTACTGACTTTGACACTGCTTTCTCTAAATTGTGGCACAAACTCTCCTTGTGCCTGCACAAGCTATTTTCAGCTAGGGGTAGGTCAGTGATTTGCCAGATTCATAAATACaattcacatttatttttctttttatgatTCAACCAATAGAGTTTGCATCATCTAAAGATATCCCATTTGATTGGTGTAGCCAGTTCCCATCTGTCAGAGACATGCAAGACAAATTGTGCTTAATAACAAACAAACTGACATGCATTGTAGCTGACCTTTCTAATAGAGACTAATGGGTTAGGTGTGAGTCAGTGCAAATTCAAGCTGACTACccacttcaagaaaaaaaaactgaattgcTCCCCATTAAATCTTCATTACACACTAAGTGGCACACAATCAACTATTGATAGACACAAATTGCTGGGGCTTGCTTTGGGAGACACCCTGAAATGCTAATGTTTAATTTGCAGTAATAAGGCGATGGGCGCTGAACACAGGCGGATCTTTCTCAATGGCCATGAGCCTCTATTGAAACGACAGTATGCAGctaaacaaaatgacaaaggaGGATGACCTTCAGTCTGATAATAGCGCCTCTCTGAAACCTTGTCTTTTCCATAGAGTTGGGACAGCCGCCTACATCAAGTGGATTTTATCTCTTTTGTTATATGTGTTTCTATGTGAACATGGAGCTGTTTCTCCCAGGTAAGCCAGTACATGTAAGCCCTGGTGTTCCGAGTTTTCAGTACATGCTCTGAGCTGTTTGCTGACTAATCTGATAATTGTATACAGCATAAAGAATGGAGCTTCTTCATAATAGGTTATGTTTTCCATTGCAAATGAATATGGTAAACCAGGGAGATCAGTagtttcagctgtttttaaactGTGAACAAATATTGAATATCTAGACAATTTCATTAGGGGTCAGTTTCATCATACATACAGGTAGAGTTCAGCTCTCAACTTGGAAATCAGGCATAATTGTTGAGTCGTATAAACATCAAGACCTGCCAAGACGCAGAATAATGTATGTAAAATCAGTGTAAATCTTATTGATCAGTACCTCCACAAGGCCTTGTAATATCCTCACAAAGATGACGCAGCCATAGTGAACCCGAGCAGCCGAGGGAATGAACATGTTCAGGGTGGATGTCAGGAAGATGGCTGCCCCAAAAACTCTGAATAAACAGGTTATTAGGATTATAGGTCAGAATATTATAAAGAGAAGATCATCAGcatcaataacaacaacaacattatcATCATTGACGACAACAACATATAAGAATATCAAATCAACATGGTTGTAGTCATGATGATTTAAAATTGGCAGAATTGctgtataatgtaataataatatatgatatatgGATGTATAATGCTAATATTATACAATAATAAACGCATGCCATTGATAAATAATATAACAAGCATATTCTAATTGAATGCTGCACACATAGCAGGCAGTTATGAGCTGAGACTGAATTTCCAGGACACAGAGAGGTGGGACTGGGTGTCTGGACCAGAAGGTGTCAGTGGCTCAGCTGACTTGGCATGAAGAAGATCTGCAAAGATTTGCATGCCGTTTGGGCTCAGTTTTCCTCACGGAAAATCACTATAACAAtcctataatattgctatagggatctatagtgtgtctgtgatactcacTAATGAGTTTATGGTGATCTTGTACTGcatgatatttttttaaaatctccTATCACTATAATATCTCTATGATTTTCATATAGAGACTTGATAATTTTGCATAGTATTTGTGTGCTATATTATGTCCACAGTATTCTACAATTTATGATAGAATTACTATAGATGTTTTTCGTAAAAGTTCCTTGCACCACACATTGGCTTTGCACAGATCCTGTTGTAGTAGCTGACTAATCAACTGGTAATAAAATCCTGGTAATGCGGTACGGCCATTGATATCATATAATCATTGCATACAACCGCATTTCGCACAGGGCTTTGGCTTGTGTGGTTGCCATGCCTCTGAATATAAAGGATTAGACATGGTTGTCCCGTGGGACCTCATTAACATGAGGAGGCACGCCTGCCGGGCATCAGCCAAATCCCCAGTTTATCTGCTGTAAGGTCAGGTTTCCTTCTGAAACCACGGGCCTCACATCCACTTGATTGACTATCATACATATTGGACTTAataattacattaaaataaaataaaacaaaacaaagggaaacTGCATGTTTGAAAATATCTTCTCTCATAACCCATCTATTTGTTTGTTATTATTCAGGCAAGTTACCTGTTTGCTGCTAATCGTGAAGAAATATACCCTCCTGGAATTTGAGTTACTATGTAGCCCCAGAAGAAGGATCCATGAATCATCCCCACGGTCTCTGGATCCCAGTTGAATTTCGCTTTCTttcagacacaaaaaaaaaatcaaggcacGTTTCATTTACTTTTTCAGTATCCTTCAATATGAATTAGCATAGGAATAATTAGGCTTATTTTGTTGACACTGTATGTTcaaaatgtctttcttttttaagtGTTCTTACGGTGAAAATATTTACAAAGATAAAGCAGATAAATTGATTCAATGCAAATGGGTCTGAGTCTTAACCAGTGATgtaaaaaaggtgggtaaactatggcTTCCAGGCGGTGATCACCATTAGGCAATAAACCaccaatacaaataaaaatcatgTAGGCTATATTTCCAGGGAGCATTAATTTGTGCTTTTCCTAGTCTACTATATGAATTTACCatataattcaaataaaaacgCAAATAAAAAAGTGTGTAGCCTCAGTTTAGCTAGGCCTACAGCCCTGGGTTTAACCATGTGTTGATCTGAAAAGTTATTGATTAGTCTATCGGCTCGTGCTGGGCGCCCACACTACCTATGAAACACAGCACAGGATGGGGAATGGGCGGGGATTATAGGCACCTCTTTGATGATGATCTTGCCGTTTTGATGAATTGTGCTGTTATTGACCATGCTGACGATGGCCACACCCAAGTTACACCGGATACCGAAAGAGATGCAGAAGCCGAGCCCGCTCATCATAGCGATGATGTATCTGCGTGGAAGCCCGAAACATGTGCAGTCGCACAGCGGCGTCTTCCTCTCCTGGTCCTCCCGGGGTCTCCCATCCTCCGTCAGCTCGATCGCCTCACCTGTCTGCTGCCGCTTTTCCAGCTTCCTACACAACCATGCGATATACTATTAGCTTTTAAATTATAGATAAATCCATAATCTAACCTATAAATCCCTCTTGGCTGAGTCAAATCCAGCATGCAAACAGACTAAGGCATTTAAAGGGAGGTCAGGGCCGTTCTGGAAAAAATGTGTGATCAATTCGTTGATTTTCCACAAAAGGAGCATAAAATAAAGCCTAAATCTGCTGGTCTTTATGCCTCTTATAGGCTATTTGTGGCTTGTGCTACAGAGGCATTTGGTTCTCGGTTTTACAATGTGGTTTTTCAACAACAGGCCTTGGCAAAgtctttattttcctctttccatTTTGTATAGGCCGCCTAAAGGCTGGGTCGTTTTGGTCGTTTTGTCTAAGTTAAATTGCGTTTTTCGTTCCATGCTTAAATTCCCCACGTTTCTGTAAAGGAAAGACTCGTTGGTAAACGAAGACAAAATGACCTTCATACCGCATTGCAGCACTATCAGCATCATCTGTGTTTAGAGTTAATTTTGCCCTTTTGTTGTTTAATTAGCTCTCATAAATATGGTCTCGGCATTTTGTCTTAGCTCGAATTTGGGATTTACTCATAGGAATGTCATTCAGAAATGAAAGATTGTAGGTGCAGGCCTTCTCCTATAAAACAACAGGCCTGGGCTACAGCTTGAATGAAACCaacagcatttttttctttcattgcgTTGCGTGAcgtttctctgttgcagcctgtAATCAAGTTGAGCAACTTAATGCCATTTTAGCTCTAAGAATAATGTTCGGCCTTAAATGTATGCCTGCAAAAACGGTCATTTGAAATATTGTTCTCTTGCAAATGCTTCGTGCTTCCAGATGGTTTGTGGAATTTTCGATTGTTTAGCCGTGATATTGGATCACGGGGTATTTTATTCTCCCATTCAATGGAAATATACAAATAACATtagcattaaaataaaaaagatctgacaaaagaatgtggaaatgtggAAAAAGACAGTTAAATGGCCCTGCTACATCCAACTTGCCTACTCTAATTTTGAAACAGAAagcctgtgtgttttgtaaTCAGTCATCAATTTTCCTTCGATTAGATTTCATTCAGGTCCTTCTGACGCTACAAAGAATATAGTAAGACAATTGATATGAAGTCCATCGATCTTGAATTCACACTGATGGATACATAACGTAATAGATATCCTCCGACCTTATGTCACGACTCGTTCTGTttcattaattattaaaaacacCCACAGCTGCTGGTGGAGGGGATCATCCTCCAGGGAAATATCTGATCCTTAAATATTCGGGCCCCACAACTGTGCTTTTCAGCATCCTGTCCATAATTCATCTTATAAAGAAATACGATTTCCCTCTTGGCTTCAATTGAATTGTAGGAATAAACACATTTAGACAAAGCCGACGGATTTTTTGGGGAACCAGTTGTTAACATCTGGATGTCTTTCCTTTTTAATTTCTCGTAACAGAACTAATTTGGGGAATATAAGACATGCATAAATGCTCATTACTTCGCCTTACCTGTGCAGACTCCCGAGGGCCTTTCCTGCGAGATTTTTTAGCCCCTCTTTAGTCGGAGGGAAAGCTCTCTCCTTTCCTGGCTCCATATCCAAAATATCTTAAAATTCTACAATATTATAACAAATGGAGGTGCAACATTAATGAGCATATTGTTGAGATATAAATCCAAATAATGTGCTTCTCTCTCAGCATAAAACGATTCGATGTCCTGAAAAGACGAGTCGAGCTGGAGGGGGAAACACGTTCAGTCTGATAGGGCTGGTTTCACAGTCACAAAACAGCAGTCAAATAAGTCCGCTTTTGCCTTGCGCAATGTTAATCCATGCAGAGCCATCTTAAGATCCAGGCAGTGattggaaacaaacaaaaaaaataataataataatgataataaaagttGGAAGTATTTAGGATTCTAAGAGAAAACGTCGTCGAAACGCGGTGAAATGGAAATAGCTTCACCCTGCAGTCAGTCACGCGCGGGAGCTCCTCTCTTATCTGAGGTGAGGATCGCCGGTGAAGCAGCCGGAGGAGActtcagcaccgcggacagcgCGAGCTCCGCTGTCTGCTGCACCTGTCAGCAGCTCTGCTCAGCATCCAGCACGCCCCGCCCGCCACACATCCACTAATTGTATTGTCATTTAAAATCTGTTGCTTGTAAGCTTTGCATAGCTTTTCAGTCCGTCAGTTCTGACTGATTGACCTGTAACAAGGTTCAAGACGAGCTCCGTCCACTTTTAGAGCAGAGGCAGTAAGCACAAAGAAAtgatcctcctccctccctctacacCCCGTCTGTCCTTGTCTTTAGTCCTTACCGACTATGTTAAAACTTCACAACCAAATTGCGCAGAGCTATTCTGGCTTAATTGAACAAACTGGGAATTCAAATGGTAGCGTATTCATTGAAAATTGCACTCCACGCGTGTGAATCCAGAGTGGGAAGTGGATGTGCAGCCAACCACACAGAGGCAGTGTTGTGTAGGGAAGTTATGGAGACCATACCTTTACTGATGGAGATGAATAGAGATACAGGAGACTGGAAATCAACgtatgttttatatattttttttatatctaatCCAGCTGATtaaacaaaacatacacaaagCGATTGAACAAATAACACACCAAGGTTTTCCATACAGTTTTATGACATATGTGACACAAATAGACATTGCAAAACACATTATCAATTTACATTTGGACTGCTGATTAGAAACGGCACAGCCAGGCTCTATGGTCTGGGCAGTATGCACAGAGGAGTGACAGTAGTCATCCCTTGCCTTTGCCCCTCTGTCCTCCGCTCCCGCTGAGATAGCACTGGGGCTAACTTTGTGCCTGGACACTGGGGGAACAGCACGGAAAAGGTGTCGTGAAACTCCCTCCTGAACTGGCCGCCTATGAAGCAGCTGAACAGAGGGTTAACACAGGTGCTGAGGCTACAGAAGCACATCTCCAGGGAAAACAGCAGGTCTGTCGGCTGCCAGGAAGCGGGGCTGTCGGGGTAGACTGTCCGCATCACGATGGCAGCGTTGCGGCTCAGGTGGTACGGCAGGTAGAACAGCGCGAAGAGGATCAGCGCTGCGCTCAGCACGCGCCGGAGCCGCCGCTGCTTGCTGCGCGGGTTGGGGAGGCCGGGGCGGTGGCGCAGCTCTCGGACACTGCGCAGGCAGCAGTAGCAGATGGAAACCAGCGGGAAGAGGAAGCCAGCGATGGAGCAGAAGAGGGAGTAGGGCAGGCTCTCCTCGGTCTCCTTCAGCAGTATGTATAAGGTACAGACGGTGCGGTTGATCCCAGGGCAGGACTGGATCAGAGTCATGTTGGCAACAGGTATGCTGGTGAGAAGTGTCACCGTCCAGACcaccacacacagcaggcaggtCTGCCGGCGGCCCAGCAGCACCAGGGAGCGCAGCGGGTGCACAATGGCGAGGTAGCGGTCCAAACTGATGCAGGTGACAAAGAAGATGCTGAGGTAAAAGTAGTTGTGGTACAGCAGCCGAACAGCCTTGCATAACGGCAGGCCGAAGCTCCAGTACAGTTTGTCCAGATGGTACTGGACGAGGAAAGGCAAGGCCAGCAGCCAGGAGGTGTCAGCCAGGGTCAAGTTGAAGAGGAGGACCGAGCTGCGGGTCCAGCGCCGTAGGCGGTGGAAGAAGATCCAGAGGGAGAGCAGGTTGAGGGGCAGCCCGAGGATCAGCACCCCCAGGAAGAAGGCTGGCATCATGCGGAGCTGCACCACCAGCAGCCCCTCCTGGCCCGGGCTGCCCAGGTCGCAGAAGGGTTTCTCTGGAGCCTGTAGTGAGACATGCAGCAGTGAGTTGGCCTTAGGCACAGATCAAGGATCAACTTGGTCTTCTCAAATACAGCGCTATTACAGGATAATCAATTTGCAGCCTCTGTGTTGCTAGGAAAGAAAGCTTGCTTCAACTGAAACAAAGCTTCATTTCAGCTGTACACTGTCATCAgtacacacaacataacacagaGTGATAATTATTTGCCTTCATAGAAACACATATTCAGCTCTTCCTAAGCTAACCTCACTGCATAGTCAgccaaacatgtaaaaaaaatcacttatgAGGACTAATTCTTATTGTTCCAAAAATCTATTTTGCCTTGCTagataaaaatgtttaaaaagctgAAATAAAGCTTACAGTGAACCTTTCTCACCTACCTGAACTTGAGTGTTGCCCATGTCTTTGTTACAGTGGCTAGGTTGCCTGCCAAGTGAAACAACCATGCCAGCATATTTTGGTATAAAGCACACCCACCAGTGTGAACAAACACTGAATAGCTATCTGTGCTCGCTCAGGCCATCTGTTATGTGAACAGTGACTTTCATCTACTCAGCAAAGGAGCTGCTATatgtaacaaataaaatatttcatactCCTTTTCCAACATTGGATAgtatgtttactgttgatacAAACATATCCAACAAATACTGAAGTTGAACAGGTACTTTATTCTGAATTTCTAACACATTTGGATACAGGGCATTGTATAAAATTatagaacaaaatgaaacaaaacatgaaactaCAACTTTAAGCATACTGTAAAcagctttactttgtttttcatgtatggtaaatatataaaataaatatcaacACTAAAGCATGACAAAAGAGGACAGAAGAAATTTGATGCGATAAGAAAAAGTACAGAATTTGTAGAtgtacaaagaaaataacagCTAAAGTGTTAGAAGTATTAAGGCATCGACAGGCATTAGTTTAGCAGAGCAGGGCACAGAAAGGCAAAGTGGAACAGTCCAACAATGCTCAAAGGTCTACATGTCACTTGGTTGGGTAATCACATCTACAGTATGTCCATCTCTAACCAAGGTATGATTAATTTGCCTGAGATTGAAGCGCGCCCTTTCAGCTATTATATACACAGAGAATTCAAAtatttgagagaaagagacttcTTACATATTCCTATGTAGGTAATAAACTTGAAAATGTCCTTCAtataatttcaaaacaaaaccattACTCAACAGATTTCACCGTTACACGTTTTAAAATTTTTATCTTGAAATTTAAGGtcaatataaacataaaatcaGAACAGGGAACCACttcttacatacagtatatgtttacATCTACAGTACAACCCTTGTTCCATTTAAATGAACAGAGATTAGAATATTATCACATGTTCCTGCTACAAAACACTGATTAGTGTCATGACAGCAATTAAACTGCCATGTTTATGTTTTGGTAGTCATGTTTCATTAAGTGCtttgtgcaaaataaaaaaaagaatgtgtaTCTTTCCTTCTCTACACGGACACAGCTGAGGAAAACAGAAGCATGAGAACTAAGCGATGGCTGATGTGCTTTGTGTGACGGAGCAAACATAGTTCAGTAGGTGGGGGCAGGCTTTCATTAGCTCCAATGTGTTGGTAAACAGAGGCACATTAAAAAGGGATCTCTTCACTCTCTCAGGGCTTTAGGCTCTCATCTCCAGGAACAGGACTCGCTGTCAACAGTCAACACgcaccagctgctgcagcggcCCGAGCCTGAGAGCTGAAATACTGCTGAGTGCACTGCTACTGGCCATGGCAGGACGAAACTACACTACAGATGATCCCGCCTTACTCACACAGTACtaacaacacaaacaagcaataaaactaataaaataGATGATTAGTGTACAACAATGGCAAAATGCAGTGATTTCTCTTCATAAAAGGTTTTTTCACATGTCAGATTTTGGCCTCAGGAAACGTAAAGCATCATCACTGGATCATAGCAAAAGACTGAACAAGCCTCTGAACAGCATCGCAGTGGTGTGGAGAAAAAGagctaacaaaacattttgatgaATGTGTGATACATTTGACTGTGCTCTACATACTTAGGCCAGAGAATACGGTCAAATAAACAATGGTCATCATTGTTGCAAACATACAATTGCTGTAAAAATATAAAGATGAACATAAACTTATGTGACACTGGAACCCTTGATACAGCTCTACATACAAGTATGAGAAATACTCCAAGCCAAAAATAACAAACTCTGTTTCCAAATCATATTACTTGACATGAAGATAAAATGTAGAATCAATGTAATATATTAAGGCATTTAGTCTTTGGTTACTTATAGTGGCAACTTTCCTGGCTTAGACAGTGTATagcatttcttcttcatttctttACAGCAACTTTTGATTATCCTCAATAGCACAGTTACAACATAGAGAGTGAAAAGCCATAAATATGAGATACAGATTTAAATTCAAGTGCATGGTGACTACATCTACAGCATGCATGACTCAAcagtcagtgttttttttatgtctgtacACTCCCACATCGAACAGAATAGTAGAAGAGGGATGATTGTGAATTGAGGAAGCTCTGTAGCTCTTTAATTAAGGCTGTGTCCCTATATTGCAAAAACAATGTAGGCACTATTGCAAAGTGATGGTCAGTATCATTATACACAAGCAGGGTAACCGTAAGGTAATCTTCATCAGCGTGTCCTCCCATGCGGGGAGGAGGACAGGGGCTAGAGACACTCAGACAGCACCTCGTGTCTGGGTAAGGACGGGTAGATCATGGGCGCGCAGGTACAGTCGCTGTGGCCGTTATGGCTGAGTTGGATCTTCAGCTTCTCCACCTCATAGTTATGGAGATACTCTTGGACCAGGTAGCGCTCTCTCTTCACTCGAGCCTTCACCTCAGATGGAACGTCAGGAATCATCCAGGCCACGAAAAACTTGACCAGGAACACAACATGCTGTGGAGGAAGAACACAACAGGTTGATTTGAAATCTGTGTGAAAGTAACTTGGCGTGTTTATCACAGACCATGGAAAATGTGGGAGAGAGGAGTTACTACGAGTCTAACGAATGACTACTTTCTAAGATACGAATTTGTCGAGGTGGTGGATaagtgttggtggtggtggaagTGCAGAGGCCCTGTTTTACCTCCATGATAATGATGAAAGCCAGCTTGGCAGCCAAGATGTGCCAGAACTGCATAGTGTGGGAGTATTGCTTCTCATGGCCAGGAGGGTAGCGGTAGTCACGATATCTACAAGGAAGGAACATATCATAACTTTATATCCGGCCgtttatttatatactgtacgCTTACACCACATTATGCCCTTCTGACGTACGCACACACGCGGATACAGACAGGATAAACGTCACTGTTTatgcacataagcacacacacacacacacacacacacacacacacacac
Coding sequences within:
- the slc17a6a gene encoding vesicular glutamate transporter 2.2, which translates into the protein MEPGKERAFPPTKEGLKNLAGKALGSLHRKLEKRQQTGEAIELTEDGRPREDQERKTPLCDCTCFGLPRRYIIAMMSGLGFCISFGIRCNLGVAIVSMVNNSTIHQNGKIIIKEKAKFNWDPETVGMIHGSFFWGYIVTQIPGGYISSRLAANRVFGAAIFLTSTLNMFIPSAARVHYGCVIFVRILQGLVEGVTYPACHGIWSKWAPPLERSRLATISFCGSYAGAVIAMPLAGILVQYTGWSSVFYLYGSFGMVWYMFWILVSYESPAEHPTITDEERRYIEESIGESAQLMGALDKFKTPWRKFFSSMPVYAIIVANFCRSWTFYLLLISQPAYFEEVFGFEISKVGMLSALPHLVMTIIVPLGGQLADYLRTHNIMSTTTVRKIMNCGGFGMEATLLLVVGYSHSKGVAISFLVLAVGFSGFAISGFNVNHLDIAPRYASILMGISNGVGTLSGMVCPLIVGAMTKNKTREEWQYVFLIASMVHYGGVIFYGLFASGEKQPWADPEETSDEKCGFIDEDELAEETGDITQGYGAMGGPAKSYGATAQLNGGWVQDWDKTEEYVQEPAGKMYAEGGYS
- the LOC139909501 gene encoding P2Y purinoceptor 6-like, with translation MGNTQVQAPEKPFCDLGSPGQEGLLVVQLRMMPAFFLGVLILGLPLNLLSLWIFFHRLRRWTRSSVLLFNLTLADTSWLLALPFLVQYHLDKLYWSFGLPLCKAVRLLYHNYFYLSIFFVTCISLDRYLAIVHPLRSLVLLGRRQTCLLCVVVWTVTLLTSIPVANMTLIQSCPGINRTVCTLYILLKETEESLPYSLFCSIAGFLFPLVSICYCCLRSVRELRHRPGLPNPRSKQRRLRRVLSAALILFALFYLPYHLSRNAAIVMRTVYPDSPASWQPTDLLFSLEMCFCSLSTCVNPLFSCFIGGQFRREFHDTFSVLFPQCPGTKLAPVLSQRERRTEGQRQGMTTVTPLCILPRP